The region TTAAACGATGATAACTATGTAGACAAGATTTTTGCCGAGAATCCTTTCCAGACTGAAAGTTCAGATCTTCTGGCTGAAAAAGTTCAGGGTAATCCTAATCTGGAATCTATTATAGCCAATGTAAATGTCAATAAGACGTTGGAAACCATTGCCGAAAAAGACAAAACACACTACAGAATTTTCAATAATATTTTAGGAACATTCAGCGAGACTAACACTTCATATTTCAAATCTTCAATTGGAGGCTATCACGCTGTAAAACTGAGAAGATATGATGACGTCATCAACGAATACTTCCAGGTAATGGATTCTGTAAAAGTTCCGAATATCCTGAACCTTTTAAATGCAAAATATTGGGTAGTCGGAGGACCAGAACAGCCTCAAGCAGTTCCAAATCCAACTGCAAATGGAAATGCATGGTTTGTAAGTGATTTAAAATTTGTAAATACCCCGAATGAAGAAATTAAGTCTATCGGAGTTATTAATAACAAGAAAACAGCGGTAATTGCTTCTTCTGATAAAGAATATTTCAGTAACAAACCCGTTCAGGCAGATTCTACTGCAACGATCAGCTTAACCGGATATCAGCCGAATGAGCTTGAATTCAAATCAAAATCAAAAACTCCTCAGTTAGCCGTATTCTCTGAGATCTACTATCCTCATGGATGGAAAATGTTTGTGGACGAAAAAGAAGTTCCTTACATCAAAGCAGATTATCTGCTTCGTGCAGTTCACGTTCCTGCAGGAAATCATAATATAAGAATGATCTTCGAGCCGGAAGTTATTGAAAAAGGAAAATGGATCTCTCTTCTTTGTTTCGGTCTATTTATCATATTAAGCGGATTTGGAATTTTTCTTTTAAATAAAAAGAAGAAGGAAATCGTTATTAAAGAAGCATAAATTACACTCTGTCATTCTGAATGAAGCAAGCCGTAGTGAAGATTCTTTACTTTAAATGAGATTCTTCATTCCGTTTCACTTCACTCAGAATGACAAAAGAACGTATCGTTTACTCTACAATTAATGGAACACAAAAAAATATTGATCATCACCTATTACTGGCCTCCTGCGGGAGGTCCTGGTGTTCAAAGGTGGCTGAAATTCGCAAAGTATTTACCTGATTTTGGTTGGAAACCTATCATTTATACTCCGGAAAATCCAAGCTATCCATTATTGGATGAAAGTTTACTGAAAGACGTTCCTGAGAATATTGAAATTGTAAAGACAAAAATCTGGGAGCCCTATCAATTGGCAGAAAAGCTGAATAAAAGCAATAAAAAATTCAAAGCCGGACAATTTGATGTAGGAAAAAATCAAAGCTGGAAATCAAAATTTTCGATCTGGGTAAGAGGAAATTTTTTCATTCCCGATGCTCGTGTTTTCTGGGTAAAACCTTCAGTACAGTTCTTGGAAAAGTACTTAAAAGAAAATAAGATTGATGTTGTAGTGACTTCCGGTCCACCCCATTCTTTACATTTAATTGGTTTAGATTTAAAAAAGAAACTTCCCGATTTAAAATGGATTGCTGATTTTCGTGATCCGTGGACGGAAATCTCCTATTATAAACATTTAAAACTTACCAAAAGTTCGGATAAGAAGCACCGCCAATTGGAAAGTGACGTTTTTAAAAACGCAGATATTACTTTAGCGACAAGTTATACAGATGCCGAAAACTTCAGAAAAAACGGAGCCAATGCAGTTTGTATTACCAATGGATTTGATGAAGATGTGAAGATGTTAAATCGTGAAGTTGTTCAATCGTCTGTTGAAAATTCAAAAACTCAACTCAACAACTCAACGCCTTCACAACTTACCAGTACAGCCCAATTCACATTAAGCTATATCGGTGTTTTAGAACAATTAAGAAATCCTGAAAACCTTTGGAAGGCACTTGATGATCTGGTGAAAACAAATCCGGATTTTTCAGAGAACTTCAGCTTGAAATTTGCAGGAAGAGTAGATGATAAAATCTTACACGAAATTGAAAACACAGGATTAAGGAATCATATTTCAAATCTGGGGTATCTGTCTCATGACAAAGCGATTGAAGAAATGGCGAAATCCTCACTTTTATTGATCACCAACTTCCCTAATGAATCTTCTAAAGGAATTATTCCCGGAAAGATCTTTGAATATCTTGCTACAGGAAAACAGATTATTTCTTTCGGACCAAATGACGCCGATGTTTCAAAAATCTTGAATGAAACTAAAGCAGGAAAACATTTCAGCTATAATGATTCCGAAATCATCAAGAGCTTTATTTTAGAAAAATTTGAGCTGTGGAAAAACGGAAGCCTTTCTGACAATACGCAGAATATTGAGCAGTTCTCCAGAAAAAACCTAACCAAAAAATTGTCTGAAATACTGGGTTAAAAATTTTAAAACGCAAAGATTATATAGATTAAAATCTTTGCGTTAATATTTTATATTGTCCATTGATCATTAACCACCGCAACTAGATAATATTTTCCGTTAAGCTCTTCAAAAACCAGACGAAGGCTTTTCCAGTCCATCTCAGCATTGGCTTCTGATCCTTTTATATAATTCTCTGTAAAATCTCCTTTTGGGTAGATTGCCTTTAGATTATTGAGTGAATTTCCTTTTCCTAAAAATTCATTAAGAGCGACCTGCCCTGTTGCAAAATCCTTTGAATACACCCATTTTGTAAGATAATGATCTATAGTGGCCTTATACAGATCACCTGAACCATCCAATGTTCCCCAAGTGAAAAGAGTTTTAGTCGGCTGATATTGCATGAATTCGGATTTAGAAAAATTCTTATCCTCTTTAGGGTTCACAAAAGCATACATTGAAAAACGTACTCCTTTTTCAGGATGAATAAAGTCAGAAAACTTTTTGTAATCCTTA is a window of Candidatus Chryseobacterium colombiense DNA encoding:
- a CDS encoding glycosyl transferase family 1 — protein: MEHKKILIITYYWPPAGGPGVQRWLKFAKYLPDFGWKPIIYTPENPSYPLLDESLLKDVPENIEIVKTKIWEPYQLAEKLNKSNKKFKAGQFDVGKNQSWKSKFSIWVRGNFFIPDARVFWVKPSVQFLEKYLKENKIDVVVTSGPPHSLHLIGLDLKKKLPDLKWIADFRDPWTEISYYKHLKLTKSSDKKHRQLESDVFKNADITLATSYTDAENFRKNGANAVCITNGFDEDVKMLNREVVQSSVENSKTQLNNSTPSQLTSTAQFTLSYIGVLEQLRNPENLWKALDDLVKTNPDFSENFSLKFAGRVDDKILHEIENTGLRNHISNLGYLSHDKAIEEMAKSSLLLITNFPNESSKGIIPGKIFEYLATGKQIISFGPNDADVSKILNETKAGKHFSYNDSEIIKSFILEKFELWKNGSLSDNTQNIEQFSRKNLTKKLSEILG